The genomic stretch GATATCAGCAATTTCCTGGCCATTATTTCTGCCGGCGATCGTGCCATGGAAATAGAGCGGCTGATTGCTTCTCTTTCTGAGATTAAGAGACTTTATGGCAAAGAAGATCAATCCGGAATGTTCGATCATGAATACATTAATCCGGATGTGGTAATTGCGCCTCAGCAGGCATTTTACAGTGAAAAGACACCTCTTCCCATTAAGAAAACGGTAGGTAAGATCTGCGGAGAATTTGTAATGTGTTATCCGCCTGGCATTCCTATCCTGGCACCCGGTGAAAGAATTACGGGGGATATCGTTGATTATATTCTTTATGCCAAAGAGAAGGGCTGCCTTCTAACCGGTACAGAGGATATGGCAGTTAACAATATCAATGTAGTGGACGCACAATATGCAGGTGCAGGAATGGAGTAAAAATGGAACTTTGGTATACGGAAAATCATACAGAGGAAGCACGTTTCTCAATTAAAATCGATAAACAGCTGGTAAGCTTACAAAGCGATTTTCAACGAATTGATATTTTTGAGTCCAAAGAGTTTGGAAGGATTCTTACCCTGGATGGTTATCTTATGGTGACAGAAAAGGATGAGTTTATTTACCATGATATGATAACACACGTACCTATGGCGGTTAACCCGGATATTAAGAAGGTTCTGGTAATCGGTGCGGGAGACGGAGGAACGATAAGAGAGCTTCTTCGTTATAAAGGAATTCAGCACATTGATATGGTGGAGATTGATGAAGAGGTTGTTAAGCTGTGTAAAGAATATCTTCCACGTACAGCCTGTGGACTGACAGACCCTAAGGTACATTTATTTTTTGAAGATGGACTTAAATTTGTCAGGGGAAAAGAAGGTGAGTATGACCTTATCATTGTTGATTCAACGGATCCCTTCGGACCTGGTGAAGGTTTATTTACCAAAGAATTCTACGGGAACTGTTACAGAGCCCTGAAGGAGGACGGAATCCTTGTTAACCAGCATGAGAGTATGTATTACTCTTCATATGCAGCGTCCATGATAAGAGCTCATCAGAGAATTCATGATACCTTTCCTGTGGCCAGGATTTACCAGGCTCATATACCAACCTATCCGTCAGGTCATTGGCTTTTTGGTTTTGCTTCCAAGAAATATGACCCGGTGAAGGATTTAAAAGCGGAAGAATGGAATAAATTAGGGTTAAAAACCAGATATTATAATACAGAACTCCATTTGGGTTCCTTTGCAATTCCGAATTATATTAAAGAGCAATTGAATGAGTCTGACCAATAACTTAAAAATGAATGATACAAAGAGCATTAGACGAAAAGCAGTTAAGCTCATATAATCCATACTAATATAAATAAAATCAGTTGATTTAGCCAATATATTTTACCTACACAAAGGAGGGCCTATTATGTCAAAAGCATTAATTATCGGTGCCGGTGGAGTAGCCGGAGTAGTAATCCACAAATGCTGCCAGAACCCCGATGTATTTACAGAAATCCTTCTTGCAAGCAGAACTGTTTCCAAATGTGATGCCTACAAGGAAAAAATTGAGAAGGAACAGGGAAGCAATCCCCTTTACGGAAAAGACCAGTTTACAAAAATTACGACGGCTCAGATAGATGCTGATAATACACAGGAACTGATTGCGCTGATTGAAGGCTATAAGCCGGATATTGTAATTAACGTAGCATTACCTTATCAAGATCTCACTATTATGGATGCCTGCCTGGCAACAAAGACTGATTATCTGGATACAGCGAATTATGAGCCTCTGGATACCGCAAAATTCGAATATAAATGGCAGTGGGATTACAGGGAAAGATTTGAGAAAGCCGGTATTACAGCTGTACTTGGCTGCGGCTTTGACCCTGGTGTTACGGGAGTATTCTCCGCTTATGCCATGAAGCATGAGTTTGATGAAATACATCAGATAGATATTTTGGATGCTAACGCAGGCGACCACGGATATCCTTTTGCTACTAATTTTAATCCCGAAATCAATATTCGTGAAGTTACTGCAAACGGCAGCTATTTCGAAAACGGAGAATTTATTGAAACAGAGCCTATGTCCATTAAGCGTGTTTATGATTTCCCTGAAATCGGCGAAAAGGATATGTATTTGTTACATCATGAAGAAATGGAATCCCTTGCGCTTAATATAAAAGGAATTAAGAAAATCCGTTTCTGGATGACCTTCTCTGAAAGATACCTGACTCATTTAAGAGTACTGGAAAACGTAGGTATGACTTCAATCGAGCCGATTGAGTTCGAAGGAAAACAGATTGTACCCCTGCAGTTCTTAAAAGCAGTGCTTCCTGATCCTGCATCCTTAGGACCCAGAACGAAAGGAAAGACCAATATCGGCTGCATTTACCAGGGTGTAAAAGACGGCAAAGAAAAGAAGTATTATGTATATAATGTGTGTGACCATGAGGAATGCTACAAAGAAGTCGGTTCTCAGGCAATTTCTTATACAACCGGTGTACCTGCAATGATAGGAGCCATGATGGTCTTAAAGGGACTCTGGAAGAAACCTGGTGTATACAATGTTGAGGAGTTCAATCCCGATCCTTTCATGGAGGAGTTAAATCGCTGCGGACTGCCCTGGAAAGAAACACATACACCTGATTTGGTGGATTAATACACAGTAACCTTTACAATCAGTTGGCGATAAAAGGTTCAGCACACGAGGTATGAACAGTATTTTCAAAGAAGTTCAAGATGTATTCCCAGGAATTCATTTTGAACTTCTTCGTACATTGTTAAGTCATGTAGCTTTGACTGAAAACTCATTTAACGGTTGTAAGGTTCCGCTTCGTGCGTATTGTACGCAATATTGGATACTAATTTGGACTGGCATTAAAGACTGGCTGAACGCCTGCAATAGTGAAATAACAGCTTGTGTTAAACTCTGCAATGATGTAAGCCTGCTACCTGGCGGAGAACCTCTGTGGCTTGAGCCTTTGCAGTGCTAAAAGCATATATCCGGCACTGATATTAACAAATTTATCCAAAACACAGTGCCAGTCGTAATGAATATTTAAGAAAGGATGCCATGCAGGCGACTCTTCGTCTGTTTCGATATGGCAATACTGCTTTGGCAGTATAAAGGGGTAGAATAATGTCCGATGTATTAAACTTTGATCCGAAGAGCTTAAAAACACCGGTTTATATAATGGATGAAACTCTTCTGAAGAAAAATCTTGAAACTTTGAAGTATGTAATTGATAAAACCGGCTGTAAGATACTTCTCGCTCAAAAAGCCTTCTCCATGTTTTCTGTCTATCCCCTGATCGGAAATTATCTGCAGGGAACCACTGCCAGCTCGCTCTATGAGGCGAAGCTTGGAAGAGAAGAGATGGAGGGTGAAGTGCATATTTTTTCACCCGCTTACAGAGAAGATGAAATGGAGGAGATTATTTCACTCAGTGACCATATTGTATTTAATTCTTTTACTCAATGGAAAAAGTACAGAGCTTTGGTTGAAGGCAGTGACAGGCATATCTCCTGCGGAATCCGCATCAATCCGGAATATTCTGAAATTGAGACAGATATGTATAATCCTTGCTTTACCGGTTCCAGAATGGGTGTAACCTTAGAGCAGTTTGAACCTGAGGAGCTAAAAGGAATAGAAGGGTTGCATTTTCATACAATGTGTGAGCAGAATTCCGATGTGCTGAAACGAACCTTGCAGGTAGTAGATGAGAAGTTCGGCTCTTATATAGCAGGAATGAAGTGGATTAATTTCGGAGGCGGACACCACATAACCAGAAAAGATTATGATCTGGATATACTGATTGAGAGCATTCTTTTTATTAAGAATAAATACAACGTGGAAGTTTATTTAGAGCCTGGTGAAGCAGTGGCTTTAAATACCGGTTTTCTGGTTGCCAGAGTCCTGGATACTTTAAAGAATGGAATGGACCTGGCTATTCTGGATACTTCTGCAGCCTGCCATATGCCCGATGTACTGGAAATGCCCTACAGACCGGAGGTAATAGGTGCCGGAAAACCCGGAGAATATGCTTATACATACCGTCTTGGGGGCCCAACCTGCCTTTCCGGCGATGTGATTGGTGAATATTCCTTTAAGGAACCGCTGCAAGTAGGGGATACATTGGTTTTTTGTGATATGGGGCATTATACTATGGTTAAAAATAATACCTTTAACGGAATGGGACTTCCCTCCATTGCATTGTGGAGCCCGGATAAAGGCACTCAGCTCATTAAGGAGTTTGGTTATGAGGATTTCAAGATGAGGTTATCCTAGAAATTATCTTTTTTAGATATAATTCTATATTTTGCAGGCAGAGAATGAGTACAAATTTTCTGCCTGTTTTTGTTTGCAATTAATTTGTCCTATTGACATGAGGTCTCATGTCGTAATATGCTGAAATAAGTAAGGTGTGTTACTGGAATAATGATATAGCATAAATTGGGGATTCTAATAGCAGAAAGTATTATGAATGCAGAAAGTATTATGAATGCAGAAAGTATTATGAAACGCTTACGTTTTATGTAATGCAATGATATGAAAGAAGGAGAATAACATGAGTGATAATATTATGAAATCGTATTTTGATGTACTGCCGTTATTAAAGGATCTGGTACAAGAAGATATAGCAGTTTCTATAACAGATAATGAGAAATTTCTGGCATATTGGCCCAATCCCATATTACCCTTACAATTACAGGTTGGAGATGTAATTCAACAAGAGGATCCTTTACGTCTGGCAATGAGAAACAAAAATGTGATCTCCCAGATAGTTCCAAAAGAAGCCTTGGGAATAGTGTTTCAGGCAATCTGCTATCCCATTCTTGATGAAGCTGGTAAAGTGCTTGGTGCTGTAGGGATAGCTAAGAGCCTGGAGAAACGTTCTGAATTGCAGAATTCAACAGAGATAATATTTAATTCTTTACAGCAGATTAATTCTAGTATCGAAGAAATTGCTTCTGGTTCCGTGCAGCTTAAAGGAACCATTTCAGAGGTAGTTGATACGACGAAAGCAGCAAAACAAAAAATTAATGATACCGATATGATCCTGTCTACAATTCAAAATATTGCTTCTCAGTCTAATCTCCTGGCATTAAATGCCGCTATTGAAGCAGCAAGAGCCGGAGAAGCCGGCAGAGGATTCAGTGTAGTAGCAGATGAAGTCAGAAAGCTGGCACAATCAAGCTCTGATTCTGCCAAGAAAGTATCTGCTACTTTAAGTGAAATTAAGAACTATATTGAAAAAATCGAACAGCAGATCCATAACTCCAATATTATAGCTGAATCCCAGGCAGCCTCCACAGAAGAAATCACTTCCGTAACAGATGAAGTAACCAATTCCTCAAGAACATTACGTGAGCTTGCTAAAATTGTTTAAAGACTTAGTTGCAGATCAAAAAGAATATTACTGATGATTTCTTGTCAGGCTTTCAAGGTTAATGTCCATAAGATGAACGGTGCTCCAGAAGAGATAAGAGATTTATGGCAGCAGACAGATAGTTTATCTTAAAGCATTGTACGAAAGAAAGCCTGACAATCTCAGTTAGACTAATTATTGTTATACTAATTTATTATGACAAATAGCACCCTGATAATCATCTTGTTTCACCAGGATATCCTGTAACAGAAGTGCAGCTTCTGTCTTATTACCAAGTCCTAAATTACCTAAAGCACGCAGATAATTACAGTACTGGATGTTTCGTAACTGTATATTATCCTGGAACACTTCGATTTCCGGCAGTGACACGGCAAAGAAATCATAGGACACTTTATCAAATAAGTGTTTCTCGCCGTAAATTATCAACTGGTGATATGCTTTTAAGGCAGCATTTTCCCTTTGGAGGGCTTTATTTGCCAGTCCCTGGTAGAAAATAAAATCAGATGGCTGATCGTTATAGTACAGCACACTTCCCGGTTCTGTTGGTCCTGTTGCTGCAAGCTCGAAATATTTCTTTGCCTCTTCCTCCCTTCCCAGTTTACGATAGGACACACCTAAATAATAATGAGCTTCATTGTCCGCTACATTGGGCAATTTACCTTCTCCCAAATTCTCAGGATAATTAAGAGAAGCAGTTAATAAAGGCAAGGCGTCCTCCGGTTTATTTGAATTTATTAAACTGACAGCAGATTGAATCAAAGCATACCGGTACTGGGAGCTGACCTTTCCTTCTCCACCTTCCCAGGGATGGAAACGATGGGAAGTCAATGCTTTAATAGCCTCCTCGTATTGTCCGGTACAATTAAGCAGTGTGATATAGCGCAGATATAGATCATCACGGGATTTGGTCACGGAAAGATCTGATTCCAGCATTTTCAGACGTTCCTTTACCGGTATATTTGCTTTTGCTGCCAATTGGTCATATTCCAGGAGAAATCTCGGATATTTACGATCAAGACTAAGAGCTTTATTCATGGCTTTCAATGCCTTTTGATTATCTTTTTCTTTGTTAAAGTAAGCAATAGCCAGGTTTCGGTATGCCATGGACAGAGAGTCTTTTTGAGTAACAGCGGTTTCCCAGTGATAAACAGCCTGTTCATACTGTTTTTTATCATAAAGGAGATTTCCCAGGTAAAAATGTGCCATTGGAGCAGTTTTTAGTAATTGGATTCCATGTTCTAAAATTTTAATTTCTTCAATCCGGTTAGGGAAGCAGTAGTCTCCGGGGCAGCCCTCCGCTCTTTCATAGAAGGCAGCAGCTTCTTTTGTTAAGCCCAGTTTATATTTGGCATAACCTTGATAGCTGAATAAAAGAGGATTATTGTCCTGGCATAAGGATAATAGTATTACCGCATCTTCATATAAGCCCGCATTGATGTAATCAAGAGAAAGGGTTAGGTAATTGTGCGCTTCCTGACGCATTCTCTCTATAAAGAAAGCGAGAGAGTTATCCTGCAGGGCTTTCTCAAAAATACAACCCATATATAAGGGATCTATCACAAGACTTTCTTCCAGGAATATTTTATTCTCTCTGGAGAGTTTACGAAGCAGTGCTGCTTTCAGATTTCTACTTTTCATATTATGCCAGTTATGAAGCATGGATTTTTCTGCAAATTCCAGAGCTTCTTCGTAACAGGCTTTTCTGGCAGAAAGGCAGGAAAGCCAGTAGAAACCTGCACTCATGGTTTCAGCGCTCCAGGTGGATTTATAAAAGGCATCATATGCCAGATCTTCTTTGTCTACTGCTGCGAGGGCAAGACCCAGGTTGAAATAGCACTCCCCGGAATAAGGGTTAGGATTCTTCCAGGTCTGTTTCTTGATGGCTGCTTCGAAGTAAGGGATACTTTCTTTTAGAAAACCCCGTTTATATAAGAGAAGGCCATATCCGTTATTTATTCTGATATCCGTAGTATCGCGTCTTAAACCTTCCAGATAGTAATCGGCAGGATCATAAGTGGCATGACGGTATTGTTCCAGATGAGAAGCGGCCAGATATAACTCTTCAAGAGATTTCATATCAGCAGGCGCTTTCATGGGTTCAGCTGCTTCCGGAATGGGTTTTAATTCTTTTTCATACAACTTATAACTTACCAGGGTTTTATTATCGCAGTTGACAGTGATACTACAGTCTGATAGCTTTTGGGGTGCTGTAAACACTACTGTAAGACATTTCTCCGGTGTGAGATTGGCCGTGGTCTCTGATAATATCTGGTCGCCGACCGTCACTTTAACAGAGGATTGATTGTAAATACCGCTGACATATACTTTTAAGATTGCCGTACCCTCCTGGCCTTGTTCCAGGCTTACTGCAGCATCTTTGGTTGCATTGCCAACCCTGCCTACACCTTTATAAGGCATAAAATACTGGACAAAGGTTTTTTCCTCGTGAGGTTTCAGCCAGGTAAAATCAGGCTGGTTGTCTGTAAATACACCAGTCATTAATTCAATATAAGGTCCGTCACTGTCGGTGAGATTATTATCCCAGGTTCTTCCAAAATCACCATTTCCCCAAGTCCACTGCTTCTTGCCGGGAGAAAAATGATGATCAGCTACATGAAGCAGACCAGCTTCTCTTTTCTCGTCATAATTACCGATAAAGTCGTAGTCAGAATGGGCAGCCATATAGGAAGTAGGTACTTTGACATTTTTGTAACGTGATATATCCACGCCGGCAGAATAGTCACATTTATAATATTCACCTGTTGCTATAGGGAAGGTTGATACAGCACGTTTTCCATGATCCATTACTGCATTCACATCGGGAGGGAATACGGAGTAAGTATCATCGTTAACAGGCACGGCAGGATTAGCCCACCAAAGAAAGGTTTGCGGCAGATCAGTAGGATTGTAGAGCTGTCCTTTTATTTCGATGTATGCTTTTTCGGGATAGAGTGTAATAGCGGCCATTCCCTTGGTACCATACATTTTATCAATTTCGCTGATAAAAACCGTAGAAGAGCCGTCCTGGTTCTCACAAAGAGAATAGTCTACCGGTGAATAAGTAGAGGGCCTGTGGTGCTGCGGCCAGTTAAACTCGATACCGCCGGAGATCCAAGGACCGGTAAGACCGACCAGTGCCGGCTTGATCACGTGATTGTAATAGACAAAATCATATCCGTTGGTTTTATCATAAGCACGCTGTATTCTGCCTCCGAGCTCCGGCAGAATCATAATTTTTAAGTACTCATTTTCAAGAAATACAGCTTTATAACTAACTTCTTCTTTCACATCTGAGATTTTTTCTGTTACTGGCAGAGGATATACCTTACCGGTACTTCCCTGATAGGCTCTTCTTTCAAGGAATAGAGGACTTTTCTCTGGGGGATGTACTTTGTAAGTAGGTATGATTAGGATCTCTTCCCAGAGCTTAACTTTATTTATTGAATTCATGTAATACTCCTTCCTATTATTATAAGGGTTTGATGATAATATCATGTTTTGATTCTACCTCAAAATTGAGACTCTATAAATGGCATATCGTAATAAAAGATGGACAATATTCCACCAATATGCTATGTTTACGATATGAGCATATTTGATGATAAAAAGAAAGACGGCTTCAAAGGAGAGCGAATGATCGTGATTCCGACAGAAGCCTTTAAGGATTATACGGAGCATCCTCAGATTAGAAGACTATACCTAACGGATGTAGGTTATTTCCCCCAGGCAGAACATCATTACAGGGAAAGGAAGGATGGAATAGAAGAGTACATTTTTATGTACTGTATGGAAGGCAGCGGAATAATAGAAATAGAGGGAAAAGAATATAGTCTTAAAGATAATGAGGCATTTTGTATTCCAAGGCTCAAAGGACATAAATATTATGCTTGTCCGGACAGGCCCTGGAGTATTCTTTGGGTGCATTTTAAAGGGGAGGATATCACCTATTACCCTCTGGAGGAATGTATTACAATAAAGTTTGGCTCCAATCATGCCGGTAATCGTATGCTGTTTCTGTTTGAACTATTGTTCCGTGTATTGGAGGGAAATTATACACTTGGTAACTTTATATATATTTCACAAGTGCTATCCTTAATACTGGCTGAGGCATATAACCGGGAAAAACAGCATACGGCCCTGGACCAGAACAGACATGTAACTGACGTCATTAAATATATGTACCAGCATATGAATGAAGAATTATCCCTGGAGCAGATTGTGGAAGCGTTTAATCTTTCAAAGAGCTATCTGAATGCGGTATTTAAGAAACATACCAGCCATTCGCCAATGGACTTTTATATTCAGCTTAAGATGAAGGAGGCTTGCAAACTCCTTCGTGCCACAGATTCGTATATCTATGAAGTGGCTCTTAAATTAGGCTACAAGGACCAGTATTATTTCTCAAGAATCTTTAAAAAGGTTGTAGGTATTTCACCCAAAGAATATAAGAATAGTGAATATTTTCATTTTGAGAAGGATGGCAGGCTGAATGGTAACAGAAGATAAAAAGTACAGGCAAATGATAAATTTCTATAAATTATAATTTAATTCTTTTTTAGGAAAGGCACTTAATAACAGTAAGAGGCATAGATTAATTATAAACCCCTATTATTGAGGTGCTTTTGCAGTGAAATCTTTTCCAAAGCCACTGAGCGCCAAGGAAGAAACGGAAATCCTTTGCCGTTGTATGGAAGGAAGCAAAGAAGCAAGGGATATCCTGATTGAACGTAATCTCCGTCTGGTAGCACATATTGTAAAAAAATACAATTCGGCGGATAGAGAAATAGATGACTTAATATCCATTGGCACAATTGGTTTAATAAAAGCAATCGATACCTTTGACCCGGATAAAGGAATACGGCTAGCCACCTATGCTTCTAGGTGTATAGATAATGAGCTTCTGATGATGTTAAGGAGCGGTAAACGACAGGCGAAAGAAGTTTATCTGTATGAACCTATAGGTTCCGATAAGGAAGGGCATGAAATCAATCTTCTGGATATTATTGAGAGCTCTGAATCAGACATTATCGAAGAAATAGAATTGCAAGGTAATGTTAAGCGTCTGTATGAGTTGGTAAATAAGGTTCTGAATAAAAGAGAGCGGCAGATTATTGAGATGCGGTACGGATTGAATTCACAGGAAGAGATTACACAAAGGGAGATAGCCAGTAAAATAGGTATTTCCAGATCTTATGTTTCTAGAATTGAGAAGAAGGCATTAAAGAAATTAAGAGAATATTTTGATAAAGAATACCGGGATCCATATTAATGATATAAAGTAAAAAAGAAAGGTGCTGTTTCCAAACGTATATAATAGTCTGGAAACAGCACTTTTATCTATTTTATAGCTTATGATGAGTAGTTCGAAGTCAAGTGAAAGGCCATGCTGCAATCACCAGGAATTTATGGATTTACTCTGCGAATTTCTTTAAAGACAAAAGGTTTTACCTCTTTATTGTTTAAAAGAGTTACTTCAGCAGCAGTTGCAGGCTGATCAGGAAGTTCTGCCTCTGCTTCCTTCCCATAAGCACCGGACCCCTCCACAAATTGATTCATGATCACGTTCATACTATTGGAGAGCTTATCAAGGTTAAAGTCATATTCGGTCATTTTGCTGTAGATATCGTCATTATCCGATAGATTTGCATGGAATTCAGTTGCATTCTTAAAGAATTCACGGACCATTTTGCTGTACTCATTCTGGCGCTGTTCCATAAGCTCATTCATTCTGACACTGTTTTCATTTACCAGCTTATAAAATTCTCTCATCTGATGGTGCATATAATCCATAACTTCTTTTCGCATTCTCGTCATATCCTTATAAGCCTGTAAGGTAACAGCAGAAGAGTGCTTCAGATTCTGCTCCCTGGATTCTGTGATATTCGCTGCGGCCTGTTCCTCAAGGGAGGCAGTTGATATTACAAGCTCCTCCTTTAGCTGCTCGATTTCAGTCCTTGCTTTATCCAGCTCTTCGGATGCAGCAATCAATTCATAAGACTTATCAGCAAGAGCTCTTTCCAGTAAAGCTTTGTTTTCTTTCTCTTTCTCTAGCTGCGACTGTAAACTTTCCATAAAGGAATAATCCACTAGACTGCTTGCATCAGCATTTTGCAGCTGTAGTTCAGAGATATGTGCATTTAAGGTATCATTCTGCTGCTGTAAAAGAGTAAGCTGCTCTTTTAATTCAGAATATTTCTGGGTATAGTCCGTTACTTCCTGTGAGAGTGAAGCTGTCTGGGATAAAAGCTCGTCCTTTTCATCGTTTAGCTGTTTGAGTTCTTCTTCAAGTTTCTTTACATCAGCTTCTAAGAGATTGGCTTTCGCACCATTGGTCTCGTTATTCTTAACCTGTGTTTTTAATGTTGTGATAGTACCGTTCAAGCTCTCGTTTTCTTCACGAAGAGTATTTAACATTACATCAACCTCAGATACGCTATAACCAAATAAGCCTTTTTTCATAACAATTATCCCTCCGCTAAATTAGATTGGTTTAATTGGGTTACAATTATAACATCTACAATTAAAACATCTATCAGTTATATTGATATATTTATAAACAAACTATTTTTTCGCTTCATCGATTACGTTTATAATCTTATCGTAAGTTATAATATTTGTCAACCAAAGACAAAAAATTCCATAAACTACATTGGAAGATAAAAGTTAACATATCATTCTGTAAATCCAGAAAATAATATTCCGTAAAGAACGTATGTCCGGTTCATGCGACATAATATGATAAGTAAAGACTTTTTACTTAAAAAATCATGAAAAATTGTATTTGTAAATAGTCAATTAGGCTTGAAATCAGAGAATATTTATATTATAGTTAGGTTCAGGATGAAATTGAAGTATTCTTTTACAGGAGTGAAAATATTAATATGAGCAGCATCCTAATTGTAGGAAGTTACGGTTCGTTTACCAACGAACTGATAAATAAGTTTTATAAAGAAAATTGGCGTATTTATACATTAATCTGTAATAAAAAGCTTATTAAGCCTGCTCATGTGTTCGAACAATATGTGTTTAAATACGATAGCGACAGCGTAAGAACGCTTATTAACAGCAGCCGCCCGGATGTTATCCTTTTTACAGGTGCCTATGACCCTTATTATAAATGGGAAGACGAGAGTGCGGTGGAGGACTCCTTAAACTATGTGACAGGTCTCAGCAATCTCTTGATGAGCGCGGCAATGCTTGGTACAAGACATTTCATTTATATATCCTCCGAAAAAGTTTTTGAGGATGAATATATCATTGATATCAAGGAGGATTTACAAACCTCACCCAACAGTGTGAAAGGGATGACAATATCACAGGGTGAGAATCTGGCAATGCATTTTAAACAGACCACGCAAATGGAAGTAAGTGTAATTAGATTAGCCGGTATGTATGGTATACCTGCAGATCGTAAAGCCTGCAGAGATATTTATTCGGGGATGTGCCTAAAAGCTCTGGTTTCAGGGCGTTTACAGGTTAATGCCAAGAAAGGGCTGTCGGCTTTGTTTGTAAAGGATGCAGTAGAAGGCTTATTTCTTCTAGTAAACGCACCAGAGAGAAAGCATGTTATTTATCATATCTCGTCTCTGGAAGAAGTGACAGAGGATATCATAGCCAGACTGATACAGGAAAAGCTATCGAACCAGATTGATATTGTAGATCAGACAGTTGGCCTTAAGAGCAGGCTTATTCTGTCAAACAGCAGATTTCTTGAAGAGTTTCCGCTGGAAATCAGAAACAGCTATAAGGACATAATTCCACAGATTATTATGTACATGAACAGACATAAGAATTTGTTTTTGCATAGTGATGAGAAATATCAGGGCAAGGGGTTAGGGCATCGTGTACTCAGGGTACTAAAAAAAGCTTTTCCTTTCTTAGAAAGCCTGGTATTTTTTATACCTTTTTTTATTCTGAACAATCAAACGGTAGGAAATGATTATTTCGGCGGGATTAATTTCTATTTACTTTATGTACTTTTATTTGCAGTGATTCACGGCAGGCAGCAGGCTATTTTAGCATCGCTGCTCAGTGTTATAGGTTATTGTTACCGGCAGTTATATTCAACTTCCGGCTTTTCCTTATTAATAGATATCAATACTTACATCTGGATCGCGCAAATTTTTGTTGTAGGGCTTACAGTGGGACATTTAAAGGATAAGTTTCGGGATATGGAAGCTGATAAAAACGAGCAGATAGATTTTATGTCAGAGCGGCTGAATGATATAACCATAATCAATTCCAGTAATATAAAGATCAAGAACTATTATGCTGAAAAAATCATCAGCAGCACGGAAAGTATCGGCCGTATCTATGATATAACCTCAAGACTCGATAAGGCTGCTACAGGTGAAGTACTGTTTGCCGCTTTGGATACACTGTCAGAAATCATGAATACACCCAATGTATCAATATATCTGGTATCAAAT from Anaerocolumna sp. AGMB13020 encodes the following:
- a CDS encoding DUF5107 domain-containing protein, with product MNSINKVKLWEEILIIPTYKVHPPEKSPLFLERRAYQGSTGKVYPLPVTEKISDVKEEVSYKAVFLENEYLKIMILPELGGRIQRAYDKTNGYDFVYYNHVIKPALVGLTGPWISGGIEFNWPQHHRPSTYSPVDYSLCENQDGSSTVFISEIDKMYGTKGMAAITLYPEKAYIEIKGQLYNPTDLPQTFLWWANPAVPVNDDTYSVFPPDVNAVMDHGKRAVSTFPIATGEYYKCDYSAGVDISRYKNVKVPTSYMAAHSDYDFIGNYDEKREAGLLHVADHHFSPGKKQWTWGNGDFGRTWDNNLTDSDGPYIELMTGVFTDNQPDFTWLKPHEEKTFVQYFMPYKGVGRVGNATKDAAVSLEQGQEGTAILKVYVSGIYNQSSVKVTVGDQILSETTANLTPEKCLTVVFTAPQKLSDCSITVNCDNKTLVSYKLYEKELKPIPEAAEPMKAPADMKSLEELYLAASHLEQYRHATYDPADYYLEGLRRDTTDIRINNGYGLLLYKRGFLKESIPYFEAAIKKQTWKNPNPYSGECYFNLGLALAAVDKEDLAYDAFYKSTWSAETMSAGFYWLSCLSARKACYEEALEFAEKSMLHNWHNMKSRNLKAALLRKLSRENKIFLEESLVIDPLYMGCIFEKALQDNSLAFFIERMRQEAHNYLTLSLDYINAGLYEDAVILLSLCQDNNPLLFSYQGYAKYKLGLTKEAAAFYERAEGCPGDYCFPNRIEEIKILEHGIQLLKTAPMAHFYLGNLLYDKKQYEQAVYHWETAVTQKDSLSMAYRNLAIAYFNKEKDNQKALKAMNKALSLDRKYPRFLLEYDQLAAKANIPVKERLKMLESDLSVTKSRDDLYLRYITLLNCTGQYEEAIKALTSHRFHPWEGGEGKVSSQYRYALIQSAVSLINSNKPEDALPLLTASLNYPENLGEGKLPNVADNEAHYYLGVSYRKLGREEEAKKYFELAATGPTEPGSVLYYNDQPSDFIFYQGLANKALQRENAALKAYHQLIIYGEKHLFDKVSYDFFAVSLPEIEVFQDNIQLRNIQYCNYLRALGNLGLGNKTEAALLLQDILVKQDDYQGAICHNKLV
- a CDS encoding helix-turn-helix transcriptional regulator; the protein is MSIFDDKKKDGFKGERMIVIPTEAFKDYTEHPQIRRLYLTDVGYFPQAEHHYRERKDGIEEYIFMYCMEGSGIIEIEGKEYSLKDNEAFCIPRLKGHKYYACPDRPWSILWVHFKGEDITYYPLEECITIKFGSNHAGNRMLFLFELLFRVLEGNYTLGNFIYISQVLSLILAEAYNREKQHTALDQNRHVTDVIKYMYQHMNEELSLEQIVEAFNLSKSYLNAVFKKHTSHSPMDFYIQLKMKEACKLLRATDSYIYEVALKLGYKDQYYFSRIFKKVVGISPKEYKNSEYFHFEKDGRLNGNRR
- the sigK gene encoding RNA polymerase sporulation sigma factor SigK, translating into MKSFPKPLSAKEETEILCRCMEGSKEARDILIERNLRLVAHIVKKYNSADREIDDLISIGTIGLIKAIDTFDPDKGIRLATYASRCIDNELLMMLRSGKRQAKEVYLYEPIGSDKEGHEINLLDIIESSESDIIEEIELQGNVKRLYELVNKVLNKRERQIIEMRYGLNSQEEITQREIASKIGISRSYVSRIEKKALKKLREYFDKEYRDPY